In Aspergillus nidulans FGSC A4 chromosome II, a single window of DNA contains:
- a CDS encoding uncharacterized protein (transcript_id=CADANIAT00004814), with amino-acid sequence MSFTEAAALPVVFSTVYYALTHIANIQLGETKLIHSATGGTGQAAIQIAKLRNAEIFVTVGSEEKKKLLMELYQIPPERIFDSRNASFAKAIRRVTGGRGVDVVLNSLSGDLLVSSWECIAPFGRFLELGKKDILSNHDLPMRQFERNASFHAIDLNEARKYRPELLQRLQREIGSLMASHTVTPPRPIHVYPISEVEQAFRYLQHGKNTRKTVIEIRGDDPVKRSWCFDTNATYIIAGGLGGIGRATARGLVSRGAKNLVLLSRSRSNAETQQVIDSLIRDGTRVEVHPCDISDYEPLKHVLEDNKVFANMPYTDWKETVSCKVAGTWNLHLLLPSGMDFFIMYSSIVGGIGGTAAVNYAAACAYQDALVHYRNGLVERAITLNLGVMLGYGVLRDNDMVRNELTASGYPIGISQREIFALLEYHCDPSLEIPRTPLRSQVLVGLNTPLGLAAEGREVPVLLNRPLFRGTWNIVDSVESPAANAAEDAGGNEDILRRLVAVTSMQETADVIAESLMQRLSKAVGVPLKNLDATKPMNQYGVDSLVAVELRNWFKWKLDADVAVFEMLGKMTFEEMGRIAAVKSLVVKRILSSSAWS; translated from the exons ATGAGCTTCACTGAAGCGGCTGCCTTGCCTGTCGTCTTCAGTACAGTTTACTACGCTCTCACCCATATTGCGAATATTCAATTAGGCGAGACGAAACTCATTCATTCAGCGACAGGGGGTACAGGACAAGCCGCTATTCAGATTGCAAAACTTCGCAACGCGGAGATCTTTGTGACCGTCGGTTCagaggaaaaaaagaaactgCTAATGGAGTTATACCAGATCCCGCCGGAGCGGATCTTCGACAGCCGAAATGCGTCCTTTGCTAAAGCTATCCGCCGTGTCACTGGTGGCAGAGGAGTCGACGTTGTCCTAAATTCATTAAGTGGTGACCTTCTGGTGAGTAGTTGGGAGTGCATCGCTCCATTTGGTCGATTCCTTGAATTAGGCAAAAAGGATATCCTTTCAAACCACGATCTCCCAATGCGGCAATTCGAGCGAAATGCGTCTTTCCATGCAATTGACCTCAATGAAGCGCGGAAATACCGGCCAGAACTATTACAGCGGTTACAGAGAGAAATTGGGAGTCTCATGGCAAGCCATACCGTTACCCCGCCTCGACCGATACATGTTTATCCCATTAGCGAGGTCGAGCAGGCATTTCGGTATCTGCAGCACGGAAAGAACACGAGGAAGACGGTTATCGAGATACGAGGGGATGACCCTGTCAAA CGCTCGTGGTGTTTCGATACGAACGCTACATACATTATCGCCGGCGGTCTCGGTGGCATTGGCCGCGCTACAGCGCGGGGGCTAGTGAGCAGGGGTGCGAAGAACCTCGTCTTGCTGTCTCGTTCTAGGTCCAATGCAGAGACCCAGCAAGTTATTGATTCTTTGATAAGAGATGGGACTCGCGTTGAAGTCCATCCGTGCGACATTAGTGACTATGAACCTCTAAAACATGTGCTCGAGGAC AACAAAGTCTTCGCGAACATGCCCTATACTGACTGGAAAGAAACGGTGTCATGCAAGGTCGCAGGGACCTGGAACctacatcttcttcttcccagtgGTATGGACTTCTTCATTATGTACTCGTCCATCGTTGGCGGGATTGGAGGCACGGCGGCGGTCAACTACGCCGCTGCGTGCGCATACCAAGACGCCTTGGTGCACTACCGGAACGGTCTCGTCGAGCGCGCAATAACACTCAACTTGGGTGTTATGCTAGGCTACGGGGTACTGCGCGATAACGACATGGTACGCAATGAGCTCACGGCGTCTGGGTACCCTATTGGCATCTCTCAAAGGGAGATTTTCGCTTTGCTGGAGTATCACTGCGACCCGTCTCTTGAAATCCCCCGCACACCGCTCAGATCACAGGTGCTGGTTGGTCTCAATACACCACTGGGCTTAGCTGCAGAGGGCCGCGAGGTCCCTGTCCTCCTCAATCGGCCGCTATTCCGTGGAACTTGGAATATCGTCGACTCCGTCGAGTCGCCCGCCGCCAATGCAGCCGAGGATGCAGGAGGCAATGAGGACATCCTCCGTCGACTGGTGGCTGTCACCTCCATGCAAGAGACCGCCGATGTCATCGCCGAGTCACTTATGCAGCGACTCAGTAAGGCAGTCGGCGTTCCGCTCAAGAACCTAGATGCGACCAAACCGATGAATCAGTATGGGGTGGACTCGCTGGTCGCTGTGGAGTTGAGGAACTGGTTCAAGTGGAAGTTGGATGCAGATGTCGCCGTCTTTGAGATGCTGGGCAAGATGACCTTTGAGGAGATGGGCCGTATCGCGGCGGTCAAGAGTCTGGTGGTTAAGAGGATActgtcgtcttcggcttggTCGTAA
- a CDS encoding uncharacterized protein (transcript_id=CADANIAT00004815), producing MWRVGCHSRISGKMLTPRSSSTGLNDIGYATVVVTILFLVLTGLAVGLRLSARRIKRVSLSLGDWFVLLSAVLYFGFCVNTLVSVYTFGGGQVYIDPQERQRKYVAYMKSTCFWDKTVDGHCFNFSVYFLMIELVDMLIDLAIIGLPIPTVLRSHMSLRKRIAVASIFLLSAFILVTGTIRIVYHYNPGDDLLPLARAALWSTINLGVAILCACLPTYPPLLIKCGSLLSSLRSRLTYGSKGSHSSTADRTDTGAQPIRSVYGGREKYQTHVNNSTSDTYPLTQITVGKGGRDTQGIRVDREIDVENWALSALKP from the exons ATGTGGCG AGTTGGGTGCCATAGTCGCATTTCTGGCAAGATGCTCACCCCACGCTCCTCATCCACGGGTCTCAACGACATCGGCTACGCCACCGTAGTCGTGACAATCTTATTTCTGGTTCTCACTGGCTTGGCCGTCGGGCTACGCCTTTCTGCAAGGCGGATAAAACGCGTTTCTCTAAGCCTAGGCGACTGGTTCGTCTTGCTGAGCGCAGTGCTCTACTTTGGCTTCTGTGTAAATACCCTCGTGAGCGTCTACACTTTCGGCGGCGGACAGGTCTACATCGACCCCCAGGAAAGACAGCGGAAATATGTCGCATACATGAAGTCGAC GTGCTTTTGGGATAAGACCGTGGACGGGCACTGCTTCAACTTCTCTGTGTATTTTCTCATGATCGAGCTGGTGGATATGCTCATCGATTTGGCCATCATCGGCCTGCCCATACCGACGGTGCTGCGATCGCACATGAGCTTGCGGAAGAGAATTGCAGTGGCGAGTATCTTCTTGCTGAGTGCTTT TATCCTCGTCACTGGAACGATCCGAATCGTCTACCATTACAACCCTGGCGATGATCTCC TTCCCCTGGCACGAGCAGCTCTATGGTCGACCATTAACCTTGGCGTAGCCATCCTCTGCGCCTGTCTGCCGACATACCCGCCCTTGCTGATCAAGTGCGGCAGCTTGTTAAGCTCCCTTCGCAGTCGACTTACGTATGGAAGCAAAGGTTCCCACAGCTCCACTGCGGATCGGACGGACACAGGTGCGCAACCCATTCGGAGCGTCTATggaggaagggagaagtACCAGACGCATGTAAACAATTCCACCAGCGATACGTACCCTCTAACGCAGATTACCGTGGGGAAGGGCGGCAGAGACACGCAGGGGATTCGGGTCGATCGGGAGATTGATGTAGAGAACTGGGCTTTGTCTGCCTTGAAACCATAG
- a CDS encoding uncharacterized protein (transcript_id=CADANIAT00004816) — protein sequence MPPSPDLQGPSLRDDPVKGQIWVSKFTTSKPTQDTSRELLLSLIDQLNERNVPYDRPDSASLEFEWLGYRHDAKKDTPKPTSLSESEKFQKLNAETKGTLTILYIYGGTFALNTPSCYPRTTSFLAKETGAKVLMVHQRLAPQNPFPAALLDIFQAYLTLLAPPPNSPHAAVPPGSILLRLRRNGRSIVFHGHTVEPVMPAGIAVVSPATDLSASLPSFVSNAKTDIFQLPHETLPYLLPGYPTCQLWPTSPPRANLYCQPGMLAHPLASPAGSGDWTGCCPIWMASGQEQSIDAVLLIAQVAHSQGVSVTLQEYEAMPHTFFFTFRDAPQTKMVFAEWARAILGFAKGVRHPSSFCFIRAKGLIAQTRPAENLVPFTVSQAREMMWVKSQRHKLPAHFREGRSNL from the exons ATGCCTCCGTCTCCTGACCTCCAGGGCCCGTCACTTCGAGACGACCCGGTCAAAGGCCAGATCTGGGTCTCCAAGTTCACCACATCGAAGCCTACTCAGGATACCTCGCGAGAGCTACTGCTTTCTTTGATCGACCAGCTGAACGAGAGAAATGTCCCTTATGACCGGCCTGACTCGGCCTCGCTGGAATTCGAATGGCTCGGTTACCGTCACGATGCGAAGAAAGACACCCCCAAACCGACCTCACTCTCCGAGAGCGAGAAATTCCAGAAACTCAACGCGGAGACAAAAGGTACACTAACTATCCTCTATATTTACGGCGGCACCTTTGCTTTGAATACACCATCCTGCTATCCTCGAACAACATCGTTCCTCGCCAAAGAGACTGGTGCAAAAGTGCTGATGGTCCATCAGCGACTCGCACCGCAGAACCCCTTCCCAGCCGCccttctcgatatctttcAGGCGTACCTAACACTGCTCGCGCCCCCACCTAATTCACCTCACGCCGCGGTCCCGCCAGGCTCG ATCCTCCTTCGTCTGAGACGCAATGGCCGATCAATCGTCTTCCATGGCCACACCGTTGAACCTGTCATGCCCGCCGGAATAGCCGTGGTCAGTCCCGCAACGGATCTTTCCGCCTCGCTGCCCTCTTTCGTATCGAATGCGAAGACAGATATTTTCCAACTGCCACACGAAACGCTCCCGTACCTTCTTCCGGGCTATCCCACCTGCCAGCTCTGGCCGACAAGCCCTCCTCGCGCGAACCTCTACTGCCAGCCGGGTATGCTTGCGCATCCTCTcgccagccctgctggcTCAGGTGACTGGACTGGGTGCTGCCCTATCTGGATGGCCTCAGGTCAGGAGCAAAGTATCGACGCGGTACTATTAATCGCACAGGTAGCCCATTCGCAGGGCGTCTCGGTTACCCTTCAGGAATACGAAGCCATGCCGCATACATTCTTTTTTACATTCCGCGATGCTCCACAGACAAAGATGGTCTTTGCCGAATGGGCACGTGCTATACTAGGCTTCGCAAAGGGAGTGAGGCATCCTTCTAGTTTCTGCTTCATCCGTGCCAAGGGATTGATTGCACAAACTAGGCCCGCAGAGAATCTGGTGCCGTTCACTGTATCCCAGGCGCGGGAAATGATGTGGGTGAAGAGTCAGCGCCATAAGCTCCCTGCCCACTTCCGGGAAGGCCGATCCAATCTGTAG
- a CDS encoding putative MFS multidrug transporter (transcript_id=CADANIAT00004817) translates to MSMTLDGEYKADRALDVEVEHEPVRTSTPADEEKSYLRGRRLTSLTIGLAIAVFLSSLDAIIVSTSLAAIAEDMQAFDKSSWVVSSYLTTYFSFLIIWANFSDLVGRKVMLITALVIFLGFSGGCGGAQTILQLIILRAFQGAGGAGIFSMVPIITAEMVHPDKYAVYNANMAFSIALSFLLGPLIGGALVDHTSWRWIFYINLPPGAVGILLVWLSMPGAFPDLSMPTSLWNLPKNVDFHRRVDYPGFGLLLAASIFLIVAIEEAAVLYTWDNAVVIVLLVLSFVLVCAFLTWIWFLHRSDSFREPVFLWEFVKNRVFMGTCLMTLLSGVPLVTLVLELPGRFQILNNNSAFDSGIRILPLTLTIAISSALAGGLTARGRVPPLVVFSAAAALQIVGLGLLYSVPTDSPLSAALYGYQTLIGTGVGMSLATAILTVPSLVRENGMLQFRVLGGAVGLSVATNLLNNAVQDRLQGQIGPDVLHRIMEDISSMVSLPDSTQMSIRDAFADGYQRQLLMVLGFCAAEILALGMMWERPMKRYQFSKHVHDVCC, encoded by the exons ATGTCCATGACGCTTGATGGAGAGTACAAGGCAGATAGGGCGCTGGACGTCGAAGTCGAACATGAACCTGTCAGAACCAGTACCCCTGCTGATGAAGAGAAGTCGTATCTCCGGGGACGGCGGTTGACAAGTCTCACTATTGG ACTTGCTATTGCCGTATTTCTCTCCTCGCTTGACGCAATTATCGTCAGTACCTCTCTGGCAGCCATCGCGGAGGACATGCAGGCTTTTGACAAGAGTAGCTGGGTTGTTTCCAGCTATCTGACAACCTACTTCA GTTTCTTAATAATATGGGCAAACTTTAGCGACCTGGTAGGACGCAAGGTTATGCTCATCACTGCACTCGTCATCTTTCTTGGCTTCTCCGGTGGCTGCGGCGGGGCTCAAACTATATTGCAATT AATCATCCTACGTGCGTTCCAAGGAGCCGGCGGCGCAGGCATATTCAGCATGGTGCCCATCATTACAGCGGAAATGGTGCATCCCGACAAATATGCGGTGTACAACGCCAACATGGCATTTTCAATCGCATTGAGCTTTCTTCTCGGGCCGCTCATAGGCGGTGCCCTCGTAGACCATACGTCCTGGCGCTGGATTTTCTACATAAATCTCCCCCCTGGTGCTGTCGGTATCTTACTGGTATGGCTTTCCATGCCCGGTGCGTTTCCTGATCTATCGATGCCTACCTCACTCTGGAATCTCCCAAAGAATGTCGACTTCCATAGGAGGGTAGATTACCCTGGTTtcgggcttcttctggctgcATCCATTTTCCTGATTGTGGCTATTGAAGAGGCGGCGGTGTTGTATACGTGGGATAATGCCGTGGTAATTGTGCTCCTTGTGCTGTCCTTTGTTCTGGTTTGCGCCTTTCTCACCTGGATCTGGTTCCTTCACCGCAGCGACTCTTTCAGAGAGCCCGTCTTTCTCTGGGAATTTGTCAAAAACAGGGTATTTATGGGAACGTGCCT GATGACCCTCCTCTCTGGTGTTCCTTTGGTAACGCTCGTCCTTGAACTCCCTGGCCGCTTtcagatcctcaacaacaactCAGCCTTTGATTCCGGCATTCGCATCTTACCACTGACATTGACAATCGCCATATCGTCAGCTTTGGCAGGAGGACTGACCGCTCGAGGCCGCGTACCCCCGTTGGTCGTgttctccgccgccgccgcattGCAAATCGTCGGACTGGGCTTGCTGTACTCCGTTCCCACAGACTCACCACTGAGCGCAGCTCTATACGGATACCAGACCCTCATTGGGACAGGCGTAGGCATGAGTCTTGCAACTGCTATATTGACGGTCCCGTCGCTCGTTAGGGAGAACGGGATGT TGCAATTTCGAGTCCTCGGCGGCGCAGTCGGGCTATCTGTTGCCACGAACTTGCTCAACAATGCTGTTCAAGACCGACTCCAGGGCCAGATTGGTCCTGATGTGCTTCATCGTATCATGGAAGATATTTCCTCCATGGTATCTCTCCCAGATTCTACTCAGATGTCTATCAGGGATGCCTTTGCGGATGGCTATCAGCGCCAGCTACTCATGGTATTGGGATTTTGCGCTGCTGAGATTTTGGCGTTGGGGATGATGTGGGAGAGGCCCATGAAGAG ATATCAATTCTCTAAACATGTCCACGATGTctgttgttga
- a CDS encoding glycoside hydrolase family 16 protein (transcript_id=CADANIAT00004818), with translation MADTPTLKTDPDDRHRTKPLTLDEQPVEAQAQTGRSWYNPRGWSLRTKIIAAIIALAGIVGIIVGAVEGSKAGRYPEYSPLDYRLVDSYSGLSFFDQFRYFDDEDPTDGFVNYVNKTTAQQLNLTYASPTSAILRVDTATRNASHGRNSVRIESFKTYDDGLFIFDIIHTPYGCGTWPALWLTDGYNWPDHGEIDVLEATNNATDGNAVTLHTTPGCNMDVRRKQTGSTTYATCDNNTNSNAGCGVQGPSLTYGEAMNERGGGIYALELRPAGIRAWFFPRHSVPLDIDISNSSSKPDPSKWGTALADFPNTSCDVSSHFKNQSIIANIDLCGQWGGAPNVYSRQWDCPGKCKELVARHPERFEKAYWEFGGFWVYQAGN, from the exons ATGGCCGACACGCCGACCCTCAAAACAGACCCAGATGATCGGCATCGAACCAAGCCCCTAACGCTAGATGAACAGCCTGTCGAGGCGCAGGCCCAAACCGGACGCTCATGGTATAATCCACGAGGCTGGTCCCTGCGCACAAAAATTatcgccgccatcatcgcctTGGCTGGAATAGTCGGCATCATCGTCGGCGCTGTGGAGGGCTCCAAGGCCGGCCGGTACCCGGAATACTCGCCGCTGGATTATCGGTTGGTGGATAGCTATTCCGGCCTGTCGTTCTTTGACCAATTTCGGTAtttcgatgacgaggacCCAACGGATGGGTTCGTCAA CTACGTCAACAAAACCACAGCCCAACAGCTGAACCTCACATATGCATCTCCAACCTCAGCAATACTGAGGGTTGACACGGCCACGAGAAACGCCTCGCATGGACGGAACTCCGTCCGGATCGAGTCATTCAAGACCTACGATGACGGTCTTTTCATCTTCGATATCATCCATACCCCCTATGGATGCGGCACCTGGCCAGCTCTTTGGCTGACTGACGGCTACAACTGGCCGGATCATGGGGAGATTGACGTGCTTGAAGCCACAAACAATGCGACAGACGGCAATGCGGTTACTCTGCATACCACGCCCGGGTGTAACATGGACGTCAGACGCAAGCAGACGGGGAGCACGACGTATGCGACCTGCGATAACAATACAAATAGCAACGCGGGCTGTGGGGTGCAGGGGCCGAGCTTGACTTATGGAGAGGCGATGAATGAGAGAGGTGGTGGT ATCTACGCCCTTGAGCTCCGCCCTGCGGGCATCAGAGCCTGGTTCTTTCCACGGCACTCGGTTCCATTAGACATAgacatcagcaacagcagcagcaaacccGACCCTTCCAAATGGGGCACTGCCCTCGCCGACTTCCCAAACACGAGCTGCGATGTCTCCTCACACTTCAAGAACCAGAGTATAATCGCGAACATCGATCTCTGTGGTCAGTGGGGTGGCGCCCCGAATGTTTACTCGAGGCAGTGGGACTGTCCGGGCAAGTGTAAGGAATTGGTGGCAAGACATCCGGAGAGGTTTGAAAAGGCGTACTGGGAGTTTGGCGGGTTTTGGGTTTATCAAGCCGGTAATTGA